The genomic DNA CCGTCACCGCCCGCAATCCGGGGTCGGTGGCTTTCATTCTTCCCAACCTGACTTCCTGCAGCAACTTGATCAACGGGTCCGACTGTAGGAGCGTCCCGATCGCACGACGCACCTGCTCTTCCTGCTCGTCCATGATGAGGATGATCCAGTGAAATAAAAAATAATTAGTTCATCGAACAGGAACCGGGGCCGCGAGGATCCCCGCAGGAGCCACACCCGCCGCCGGAACTGGAGGTGACGGGCCATCCGCCGGTTGCGCCGACTCCAAAGGCCGAAAACTGCTTGTCGAGTCCCGTAGCCTTGCACGCGGGACAGGCCGGCACGACGTCGCCCCGGACCAACAGTTCAAACCGATGGTTGCATTCCTTACAGACGTACTCGAATATGGGCATGGTGCTGTACTCCTTGAGATTTAAAATATTATAAGTAAGGTCGGTTCCACTTCGCAATCATCAGCCGATGGGAGTCCACAGATGTGGTCAGAAGATACATC from Nitrospira sp. ND1 includes the following:
- a CDS encoding FmdB family zinc ribbon protein encodes the protein MPIFEYVCKECNHRFELLVRGDVVPACPACKATGLDKQFSAFGVGATGGWPVTSSSGGGCGSCGDPRGPGSCSMN